In Rubrivirga sp. SAORIC476, the following proteins share a genomic window:
- a CDS encoding STAS/SEC14 domain-containing protein codes for MVRERPTDYLFVYPVALVGPAGVADVRKLWRLLDGVGRTQGRVSILLDVTEAEGPVPDDIEQRPLAVPSAVVRAAVVGAGAWRAWAASWLSTLVLAPVETFGATEAGRALRYARSFAHDDATHSLETPVP; via the coding sequence ATGGTTCGAGAACGTCCGACCGACTACCTGTTCGTCTACCCCGTGGCCCTCGTCGGTCCTGCGGGAGTGGCCGACGTCCGTAAGCTCTGGCGGCTCCTCGATGGGGTGGGCAGGACGCAAGGGCGGGTTTCCATCCTTCTCGACGTGACCGAGGCGGAGGGGCCTGTCCCCGACGACATCGAGCAGCGCCCGCTGGCCGTGCCGAGCGCCGTCGTCCGAGCGGCGGTCGTCGGAGCCGGGGCGTGGCGCGCCTGGGCGGCGTCGTGGTTGAGCACGCTCGTGCTAGCTCCCGTCGAGACGTTTGGCGCTACCGAGGCCGGCCGAGCCCTCCGATATGCCCGGTCCTTCGCTCACGACGACGCCACCCACTCTCTCGAGACCCCGGTCCCATGA
- a CDS encoding TolC family protein, whose translation MRLSSPLPLVALAVLVGLGPAAAAQVESASDSLAVDTTAAALDVVVDTVSTPAIDPPRPTGPTVPISLAAAVERALSTSEEVQLARAQVDLAETQVDQAYASLYPQLSANLGYQRTLASQFDTGGGGFAVPDSLQFDPDPNAPLEDRVRYLEQNTPNAALGALGGLFSGLPFGQENAYTATLSGSQTLFSAQAFVGTRIARGAREAVAYNETEEVADVRLQVEQAYIQALVASELVSISEAAIAQAQAFLDQQRLFLRAGRASELEVLRAEVELENLRPQLVQAQNAADLAVLNLKRLTNIPYDQAVELTTELALPPSDALADVDLDPAAETSQRAAILAAEAQVGIREQQVRLQRAAYLPSVSLSTSYGQTLFPSSAFAFDTDPRTDWTVTVGVQVPLFDGFRRRAQVAQARVELSQAQLQRDQLVEAVQLQVEQALREKRRAAALIAARQTTVDQAARVYRLTELQYREGLATQLEVSNARLGLLQARSNLVQALADFYTADTDLARSLTGATGATSTFSMGGGAPLADPVDLAPPAPGVPSDGTPLDGGADGAPNNPTPTGNNTPAPTDG comes from the coding sequence ATGCGTCTCTCGTCCCCCCTCCCCCTCGTCGCGCTGGCGGTGCTGGTCGGTCTCGGCCCAGCCGCCGCGGCGCAGGTGGAGTCCGCCTCCGACTCCCTCGCCGTCGACACGACGGCCGCGGCTCTCGATGTCGTCGTCGACACGGTGTCCACTCCGGCCATCGACCCGCCGAGGCCGACGGGTCCGACCGTCCCCATCAGCCTCGCCGCCGCCGTGGAGCGCGCGCTCTCGACGAGCGAGGAGGTCCAGCTCGCCCGCGCCCAGGTCGACCTCGCCGAGACCCAGGTCGACCAGGCCTACGCGTCTCTGTACCCGCAGCTCAGCGCGAACCTCGGCTACCAGCGGACACTGGCGTCCCAGTTCGACACGGGCGGCGGCGGGTTCGCGGTCCCCGACTCGCTCCAGTTCGACCCCGACCCGAACGCGCCCCTCGAAGACCGCGTCCGGTACCTTGAACAGAACACGCCGAACGCGGCGCTCGGCGCCCTCGGCGGTTTGTTCAGCGGGCTCCCCTTTGGGCAGGAGAACGCGTACACCGCGACGCTGAGCGGGTCGCAGACGCTGTTCTCAGCGCAGGCCTTCGTGGGCACGCGGATCGCGCGGGGCGCTCGCGAGGCCGTCGCCTACAACGAGACCGAGGAGGTCGCCGACGTCCGGCTCCAGGTCGAGCAGGCCTACATCCAGGCGCTCGTCGCTAGTGAGCTCGTCTCGATCTCAGAGGCCGCGATCGCGCAGGCACAGGCGTTCCTCGACCAGCAGCGGCTGTTCCTTCGGGCCGGGCGGGCGAGTGAGCTCGAAGTGCTCCGCGCCGAGGTCGAGCTCGAGAACCTCCGGCCGCAGCTGGTCCAGGCCCAGAACGCGGCCGACCTCGCCGTCCTCAACCTCAAGCGGCTCACCAACATCCCCTACGACCAGGCCGTCGAGCTCACGACCGAGCTCGCGCTTCCCCCCTCCGACGCGCTCGCGGACGTCGACCTCGACCCGGCGGCCGAGACCTCGCAGCGCGCGGCGATCCTCGCGGCCGAGGCCCAGGTCGGCATCCGCGAGCAGCAGGTCCGGCTCCAGAGGGCCGCGTACCTCCCGTCGGTCTCTCTCTCGACGAGCTACGGCCAGACGCTCTTCCCGTCGAGCGCGTTCGCCTTCGACACGGACCCCCGGACCGACTGGACCGTCACGGTCGGCGTCCAGGTGCCCCTGTTCGACGGGTTCCGGCGGCGGGCGCAGGTCGCCCAGGCCCGCGTCGAGCTCTCGCAGGCCCAGCTCCAGCGCGACCAGCTCGTCGAGGCCGTGCAACTCCAGGTGGAGCAGGCGCTCCGCGAGAAGCGGCGGGCCGCCGCCCTCATCGCCGCCCGCCAGACGACGGTCGACCAGGCCGCCCGGGTCTACCGGCTGACGGAGCTCCAGTACCGCGAAGGGCTGGCGACCCAGCTCGAGGTCTCGAACGCCCGCCTCGGCCTGCTTCAGGCCCGGAGCAACCTCGTCCAGGCCCTCGCCGACTTCTACACGGCCGACACCGACCTCGCGCGGTCTCTGACGGGCGCGACCGGCGCCACGTCCACCTTCTCGATGGGCGGCGGCGCGCCGCTCGCCGACCCCGTCGACCTCGCGCCGCCCGCCCCGGGCGTCCCCTCGGACGGCACCCCGCTCGACGGCGGCGCAGACGGCGCTCCCAACAACCCGACCCCGACCGGCAACAACACGCCGGCCCCCACCGACGGCTAA
- a CDS encoding TetR/AcrR family transcriptional regulator, whose protein sequence is MTPGHPVPSWRVRERRARHDALLDAARAVFAERGYHAATVEEIAARAEVGKGTVYLHFPEGKAALLDAVVGAHLDDLRALVFRSFGEGEGPVRYRFWTLALAVATYFQERPELLRFHALELPHLYFDPDAGPTAGRIDRLVGDLIDVVAPALEAAGGTGAIPTRLAAYHLLVTLLGALTALSLTTDDAACAWGLVPSELADALTALAFDGVPLGPPP, encoded by the coding sequence ATGACGCCCGGCCACCCCGTCCCGTCCTGGCGCGTCCGTGAGCGCCGCGCGCGCCACGACGCCCTCCTCGACGCGGCCCGCGCCGTATTCGCCGAGCGCGGGTACCACGCGGCGACCGTCGAGGAGATCGCGGCTCGGGCCGAGGTCGGGAAGGGGACGGTGTACCTCCACTTCCCCGAGGGGAAGGCGGCGCTCCTCGACGCCGTCGTGGGGGCCCACCTCGACGACCTCCGGGCGCTCGTCTTTCGGTCGTTCGGCGAGGGCGAGGGGCCGGTCCGGTACCGGTTCTGGACGCTCGCGCTCGCCGTCGCGACCTACTTCCAGGAGCGGCCGGAGCTCCTCCGGTTCCACGCGCTGGAGCTCCCCCACCTCTACTTCGACCCCGATGCGGGCCCGACGGCCGGCCGCATCGACCGGCTCGTGGGCGACCTCATCGACGTCGTCGCGCCGGCGCTCGAGGCGGCCGGCGGGACCGGTGCGATTCCGACGCGGCTGGCGGCCTACCACCTGCTCGTGACCCTGCTCGGGGCGCTGACCGCGCTCAGCCTCACGACGGACGACGCGGCCTGCGCGTGGGGCCTCGTGCCCTCCGAGCTCGCCGACGCCCTGACGGCGCTGGCTTTTGACGGCGTCCCGCTCGGCCCGCCGCCCTGA
- a CDS encoding response regulator transcription factor: MESTTLDPRPPPRPYPPGLAASAPLNRRVYIVDDHAVTRKGYVFLIGEEPGLEVCGEAASAEDALAGLPDDCDVVVTDVTMGGMSGVELVKSLQAVRPGLPVLVVSMHDEGLYAERVLKAGARGYLMKSEAGEQIVEAIRRVLRGGTYVSPSMAEAIVRQFSGGPAATPASGVDALSDREFEALELMGRGLKTAEIAEAMVVSPNTVESYRARIKQKLGLKSGGELMRYAIRHAQDRGLL, from the coding sequence GTGGAGTCCACCACGCTGGATCCTCGCCCCCCACCGCGCCCGTATCCTCCGGGCCTCGCCGCCTCCGCTCCGCTGAACCGCCGCGTCTACATCGTCGACGACCACGCCGTGACCCGGAAGGGCTACGTGTTCCTCATCGGCGAGGAGCCTGGGCTGGAGGTCTGCGGCGAGGCCGCGAGCGCCGAGGACGCCCTCGCCGGCCTCCCCGACGACTGCGACGTGGTCGTGACCGACGTGACGATGGGCGGGATGAGCGGGGTCGAGCTGGTGAAGTCGCTCCAGGCCGTCCGGCCTGGGCTCCCTGTCCTCGTCGTCTCGATGCACGACGAGGGCCTCTACGCCGAGCGCGTGCTAAAGGCCGGCGCCCGGGGGTACCTCATGAAGAGCGAGGCCGGCGAGCAGATCGTCGAGGCCATCCGCCGCGTCCTCCGCGGGGGGACCTACGTGAGCCCGTCGATGGCCGAGGCCATCGTCCGCCAGTTCTCGGGCGGCCCGGCCGCGACGCCGGCCTCGGGCGTCGACGCGCTCTCGGACCGGGAGTTCGAGGCGCTCGAGCTCATGGGCCGGGGCCTCAAGACGGCCGAGATCGCCGAGGCCATGGTGGTCAGCCCCAACACCGTCGAGAGCTACCGGGCGCGGATCAAGCAGAAGCTCGGGCTCAAGAGCGGCGGCGAACTCATGCGCTACGCGATCCGCCACGCCCAGGACCGGGGGCTCCTGTGA
- a CDS encoding efflux RND transporter periplasmic adaptor subunit, whose protein sequence is MSTMNILTRRGATTGPRRAARLALLLLVGLTACSGEDSADDLAEAEGAPLVLASTDVAEVETGEIQAGIQITGTLEPAQQVDVKAQVGGTIGSVRYEEGQAVGRGAVMATVTAEGVRSQAAATRAGVGSARAGVSSAEAGVSSAQAGVEAAEAQLALAREQAESAELLYNEGAMSRLDYQAAQAQVEAAQAQLASARAGLTASRGQVTAAQGQVASAQSQATSAGEQAARTVVRSPLSGSVSARTVELGEAVNPGQTLFTVVSTSALELRGQVGVEEVRRVRVGDPVVFQIDGYPGQTFRGSVSRIDPTADPASRQVGVYLRMPNPSGLVGGLFATGTVVSETVADALLVPESAVRTRQTEDGEAATVYVVRDGVIRQQPVGIVQRDEARGVVAIQGEITVGDRVIVAPTTDTVDGARVQLAATRSGADARPSVARESE, encoded by the coding sequence ATGTCCACGATGAACATCCTGACCCGCCGGGGGGCCACGACCGGGCCCCGCCGCGCCGCGCGACTCGCGCTCCTCCTCCTCGTCGGCCTCACCGCGTGCAGCGGCGAGGACTCTGCCGACGACCTCGCCGAGGCCGAGGGGGCCCCGCTCGTCCTCGCTTCCACGGACGTGGCCGAGGTCGAGACCGGCGAGATCCAGGCCGGCATCCAGATCACCGGCACGCTCGAGCCCGCCCAGCAGGTCGACGTCAAGGCCCAGGTGGGCGGCACGATCGGGTCCGTCCGCTACGAAGAGGGGCAGGCCGTCGGGCGCGGGGCCGTCATGGCGACGGTCACGGCCGAGGGCGTCCGGAGCCAGGCCGCGGCGACGCGCGCCGGCGTCGGGAGCGCTCGCGCTGGCGTGTCGAGCGCCGAGGCCGGCGTCTCCAGTGCCCAGGCCGGCGTCGAGGCGGCTGAGGCCCAGCTGGCGCTGGCGCGCGAGCAGGCCGAGAGCGCCGAGCTCCTCTACAACGAGGGCGCCATGTCGCGGCTCGACTACCAGGCCGCCCAGGCCCAGGTCGAGGCGGCGCAGGCGCAGCTCGCGTCGGCGCGGGCCGGCCTCACCGCCTCGCGCGGACAGGTGACGGCGGCCCAAGGCCAGGTGGCCTCGGCGCAGTCGCAGGCCACGTCGGCCGGTGAGCAGGCGGCGCGGACCGTCGTCCGGTCGCCGCTCTCCGGCTCCGTCAGCGCGCGGACGGTCGAGCTGGGCGAGGCGGTCAACCCGGGCCAGACGCTCTTCACGGTCGTGAGCACGAGCGCCCTCGAGCTCCGCGGGCAGGTCGGTGTCGAGGAGGTCCGGCGCGTCCGCGTCGGCGACCCGGTCGTGTTCCAGATCGACGGGTACCCCGGGCAGACCTTCCGCGGCTCGGTCTCGCGCATCGACCCCACGGCCGACCCCGCCTCACGCCAGGTCGGCGTGTACCTCCGGATGCCGAACCCGAGCGGGCTCGTCGGCGGCCTCTTCGCGACGGGCACCGTCGTCTCCGAGACCGTGGCCGACGCGCTCCTCGTGCCAGAGAGCGCGGTCCGCACGCGCCAGACCGAAGACGGCGAGGCCGCGACGGTCTACGTCGTCCGCGACGGCGTCATCCGCCAGCAGCCCGTCGGCATCGTCCAGCGCGACGAGGCCCGCGGCGTCGTCGCCATCCAGGGCGAGATCACCGTCGGCGACCGCGTGATCGTCGCGCCCACCACCGACACCGTCGACGGCGCCCGCGTCCAGCTGGCGGCCACCCGCTCCGGCGCCGACGCGCGCCCCTCCGTCGCCCGCGAGAGCGAGTAA
- a CDS encoding glycosyltransferase — protein sequence MTSRLPTVCDLTQSYAATGGGIRTYLHAKRAWLDAHTDARHVLIVPGPEDATERDGRHVTHYVKSPPVPGSPAYRLMLRNGHVRRLLAAERPDVIECQCAYNLPWAALRHRREADPSCVVVGGYRTDFPAAYAAPLVGGVLGDWAGRWAEAVAYRYVARLYPRFDAVYTLSPSYQAKLAGLGVESNLLPLGVDLDRFHPRRRDDALRARLGVRDGSPLLVYAGRLDAEKRPMEVVEAFQRIPKALGARLALVGEGPHRAAIEAAADERVHVLGFEPDRDAYARLLASADVYVSAMPYETFGISVVEAQASGLPVVGVASGAMLDRVPPGLGRLGPAGDVAAMAANVESVVAGDRAEMGRRAREHVEARFSWDATFGQLLGLYARAGRPLRPRRPSESRPGGRRSHRATSGPSVVPAAPRLR from the coding sequence ATGACGAGCCGTCTCCCGACGGTCTGCGACCTCACCCAGTCCTACGCCGCCACGGGCGGCGGCATCCGGACGTACCTCCACGCCAAGCGGGCGTGGCTCGATGCCCACACGGACGCCCGGCACGTCCTCATCGTGCCGGGGCCGGAGGACGCCACCGAGCGGGACGGGAGGCACGTGACGCACTACGTGAAGTCGCCCCCCGTCCCCGGTTCGCCGGCCTACCGGCTCATGCTCCGGAACGGCCACGTCCGGCGGCTCCTCGCGGCCGAGCGCCCGGACGTCATCGAGTGCCAGTGCGCCTACAACCTCCCCTGGGCCGCCCTCCGCCACCGGCGTGAGGCGGACCCGTCGTGCGTCGTCGTCGGGGGGTACCGGACCGACTTCCCAGCGGCCTACGCGGCGCCGCTCGTGGGGGGCGTGCTCGGCGACTGGGCCGGGCGGTGGGCGGAGGCGGTGGCGTACCGGTACGTCGCCCGGCTCTACCCCCGGTTCGACGCCGTCTACACGCTGTCGCCGTCGTACCAGGCGAAGCTGGCGGGGCTCGGCGTCGAGAGCAACCTGCTCCCGCTCGGGGTCGACCTGGACCGGTTCCACCCACGCCGCCGCGACGACGCGCTCCGAGCCCGTCTCGGTGTCCGGGACGGGTCCCCACTTCTCGTCTACGCCGGGCGGCTGGACGCCGAAAAGAGACCGATGGAGGTGGTCGAGGCGTTCCAGCGCATCCCGAAGGCGCTCGGGGCCCGGCTCGCCCTCGTCGGCGAGGGTCCGCACAGGGCCGCCATCGAGGCCGCCGCTGACGAGCGCGTCCACGTCCTCGGGTTCGAGCCCGACCGCGACGCCTACGCTCGGCTCCTCGCGTCGGCCGACGTGTACGTCTCGGCCATGCCGTACGAGACGTTCGGGATCTCGGTGGTCGAGGCGCAGGCCTCCGGGCTCCCGGTCGTCGGCGTGGCGTCTGGGGCCATGCTCGACCGAGTGCCGCCAGGGCTCGGTCGGCTCGGGCCAGCCGGTGACGTAGCCGCGATGGCGGCGAACGTCGAGAGTGTCGTGGCTGGCGACCGGGCGGAGATGGGGCGTCGCGCCCGCGAGCACGTCGAGGCCCGATTCTCTTGGGACGCCACGTTCGGCCAGCTCCTCGGCCTATATGCCCGGGCTGGGCGGCCCCTTCGGCCTCGCCGCCCGTCCGAGTCTCGCCCGGGCGGCCGGCGTTCCCATCGGGCGACATCCGGTCCGTCCGTCGTGCCCGCCGCCCCCCGTCTCAGATGA
- a CDS encoding efflux RND transporter permease subunit, with protein sequence MSDSSNHVPRGDGTSDNPGYRAAEVPDPALEPDLDDTSRFSGLSGVSIRRPVFTSMVMVGLVVLGLFSLRNLPIDQFPDIEIPVVSVTTVYPGASPETIEREVSERLEQAFNPVQGVDDITSVSLEGVSQVIVEFDLDRDSDDAANDVRAKIATVRAELPADIEEPLVQTFDPAAQPIVSLALSSNELPIQQLTSLADEDVRRTLEAVPGVGEVQVAGGLAREIRVDVDPARLQAQGVSVNEVIGALQAQNLEVPAGRVERGTGEQLVRVIGRIEDPRQFDAIVVANRGGTPIRLGDVATVQDATEEERSVALVNGERAVALNILKVSGANTVEVAEGVIETVEEIQAELSAGTELQVIRNNAVQIEHSVNDTLFELVLGAILTVVIVMLFLNDGKATVITALALPVSVIAAFILMGVLGFTLNIISLLALSLSIGILIDDAIVVIENIVRHREMGKGYFESAADGTKEIFLAVMATTLSIVAVFVPVAFMGGIIGRFFFQFGMTVAFAVLVSLFVAFTLTPMMAAHWGVDPHVEGGHAPSKNPLKRGISAFNRWFDRQAQKYSGVIEWALGHRKLTIFGAIGLLIGSFFLFPLIGGGFLPPQDSSEFAVQFETPDGSSLSYTREKAEQIATAVRELPGVDYTYTTVGAGQTGTVTGGEVFVSLVSPGDRDQSQAELQAEARETLAPIFGVTTSVLDAGGLGGATAPLAVEVRGPDVAGLQALAQQVEAQVAGLSDVVDVRNSLGQPRPEYRIDVDRDIANELGLTVGQVAGTVRPVLAGQDVTTWQDPTGEERDVVVQVAPAFRQSVEDIARIPIATPAGGAVPLSQIARIEEGTAPSQIDRNRLQRVATISGSPAPGLSVSEATAAIEVRLDAMDIPAGYSVGFGGETEQLAETAGYVIQAILLAIILIFLILASQFESVTQPFAIMMSLPLSLIGVLLALLLTNDTLNMMSMIGVILLFGLVVKNAILLVDNANERRREGVERFRALAEAGQVRLRPIIMTTLAMIAGMLPSALALGEGGGFRAPMSRAVIGGLITSTILTLVVVPVAYTYFDDLGAWLRDRFRRGDRSVSPEATERPTPALAPVPSAD encoded by the coding sequence ATGAGCGACTCCTCCAACCACGTCCCTCGCGGCGACGGCACCTCGGACAACCCGGGGTACCGCGCCGCCGAGGTCCCGGACCCGGCCCTCGAGCCCGACCTGGACGACACGTCTCGGTTCTCCGGTCTCAGCGGCGTCTCGATCCGGCGGCCCGTCTTCACTTCGATGGTGATGGTCGGGCTCGTCGTGCTCGGGCTGTTCTCACTCCGCAACCTCCCCATCGACCAGTTCCCGGACATCGAGATCCCGGTCGTCTCCGTGACGACGGTCTACCCGGGCGCGAGCCCGGAGACGATCGAGCGCGAGGTGTCCGAGCGGCTGGAGCAGGCGTTCAACCCGGTCCAGGGCGTCGACGACATCACCTCGGTCTCGCTCGAGGGCGTCTCGCAGGTCATCGTCGAGTTCGACCTCGACCGCGACTCGGACGACGCCGCCAACGATGTCCGCGCCAAGATCGCGACCGTCCGCGCCGAGCTCCCGGCCGACATCGAGGAGCCGCTCGTCCAGACGTTCGACCCGGCGGCCCAGCCCATCGTCTCGCTCGCCCTCTCCTCCAACGAGCTCCCGATCCAGCAGCTCACGTCGCTGGCCGACGAGGACGTCCGGCGGACGCTCGAGGCGGTCCCCGGCGTCGGCGAGGTCCAGGTGGCGGGCGGCCTCGCGCGCGAGATCCGCGTCGACGTCGATCCCGCGCGGCTCCAGGCGCAGGGCGTGAGCGTGAACGAGGTGATCGGCGCGCTCCAGGCGCAGAACCTGGAGGTCCCGGCCGGCCGCGTCGAGCGCGGGACGGGCGAGCAGCTCGTCCGCGTGATCGGCCGGATCGAGGACCCCCGCCAGTTCGACGCCATCGTCGTCGCCAACCGCGGCGGCACGCCGATCCGCCTGGGCGACGTAGCGACGGTTCAGGACGCGACCGAGGAGGAGCGGTCCGTGGCCCTCGTCAACGGCGAGCGGGCCGTGGCCCTCAACATCCTCAAGGTCTCGGGGGCCAACACGGTCGAGGTGGCCGAGGGCGTCATCGAGACGGTCGAGGAGATCCAGGCCGAGCTCTCGGCCGGGACGGAGCTCCAGGTCATCCGCAACAACGCGGTCCAGATCGAGCACTCGGTCAACGACACGCTCTTCGAGCTCGTCCTCGGCGCCATCCTCACGGTCGTCATCGTCATGCTCTTCCTCAACGACGGGAAGGCGACGGTCATCACGGCCCTCGCGCTGCCAGTGTCCGTCATCGCGGCCTTCATCCTGATGGGCGTGCTCGGGTTCACGCTCAACATCATCTCGCTCCTGGCGCTCTCGCTCTCGATCGGCATCCTCATCGACGACGCCATCGTGGTGATCGAGAACATCGTGCGGCACCGCGAGATGGGGAAGGGCTACTTCGAGTCGGCCGCCGACGGGACGAAGGAGATCTTCCTCGCCGTCATGGCGACGACGCTCTCGATCGTGGCGGTCTTCGTGCCGGTCGCGTTCATGGGCGGCATCATCGGGCGGTTCTTCTTCCAGTTCGGGATGACCGTCGCCTTCGCCGTCCTCGTCTCGCTCTTCGTCGCGTTCACGCTGACGCCGATGATGGCGGCCCACTGGGGCGTGGACCCGCACGTGGAGGGCGGCCACGCGCCGAGCAAGAACCCGCTCAAGCGGGGCATCTCGGCGTTCAACCGCTGGTTCGACCGCCAGGCCCAGAAGTACAGCGGGGTCATCGAGTGGGCGCTCGGCCACCGGAAGCTGACCATCTTCGGCGCCATCGGCCTGCTCATCGGGAGCTTCTTCCTGTTCCCGCTCATCGGCGGCGGCTTCCTCCCGCCGCAGGACTCGAGCGAGTTCGCCGTCCAGTTCGAGACGCCGGACGGGTCGAGCCTGAGCTACACGCGCGAGAAGGCCGAGCAGATCGCCACGGCCGTCCGCGAGCTGCCGGGCGTGGACTACACCTACACGACCGTCGGCGCCGGCCAGACCGGGACCGTCACGGGCGGCGAGGTGTTCGTCTCGCTCGTGTCGCCCGGCGATCGCGACCAGTCCCAGGCGGAGCTCCAGGCCGAGGCGCGCGAGACGCTGGCGCCGATCTTCGGCGTGACCACGTCGGTCCTCGACGCCGGCGGGCTGGGCGGGGCGACGGCCCCGCTGGCGGTCGAGGTGCGCGGGCCGGACGTCGCCGGGCTCCAGGCGCTCGCGCAGCAGGTCGAGGCCCAGGTCGCCGGGCTCTCCGACGTCGTCGACGTGCGGAACTCGCTCGGACAGCCCCGGCCCGAATACCGGATCGACGTCGACCGCGACATCGCCAACGAGCTCGGCCTCACGGTCGGGCAGGTGGCAGGGACGGTCCGCCCGGTCCTCGCGGGCCAGGACGTGACCACGTGGCAGGACCCGACGGGCGAGGAGCGCGACGTGGTCGTCCAGGTCGCGCCGGCTTTCCGCCAGTCGGTCGAGGACATCGCGCGGATCCCGATCGCGACGCCCGCCGGCGGGGCGGTCCCGCTCAGCCAGATCGCCCGGATCGAGGAGGGCACGGCGCCCTCGCAGATCGACCGGAACCGGCTCCAGCGCGTGGCGACGATCTCGGGCAGCCCGGCCCCGGGCCTCTCGGTGTCCGAGGCGACGGCGGCCATCGAGGTCCGGCTGGACGCGATGGACATCCCGGCCGGCTACTCGGTCGGATTCGGCGGCGAGACGGAGCAGCTGGCCGAGACGGCGGGCTACGTGATCCAGGCCATCCTGCTCGCCATCATCCTCATCTTCCTCATCCTGGCGTCGCAGTTCGAATCGGTCACGCAGCCGTTCGCCATCATGATGTCGCTGCCGCTCTCGCTCATCGGCGTGCTCCTGGCGCTCCTGCTCACGAACGACACGCTCAACATGATGTCGATGATCGGGGTGATCCTGCTCTTCGGCCTCGTGGTGAAGAACGCGATCCTCCTCGTCGACAACGCCAACGAGCGGCGGCGCGAGGGCGTCGAGCGGTTCCGCGCGCTCGCCGAGGCGGGCCAGGTCCGGCTCCGCCCCATCATCATGACGACGCTGGCGATGATCGCGGGCATGCTCCCGAGCGCGCTCGCGCTCGGCGAGGGCGGCGGCTTCCGCGCGCCGATGTCACGGGCCGTGATCGGCGGCCTCATCACGTCGACGATCCTCACGCTCGTCGTGGTGCCGGTGGCGTACACCTACTTCGACGACCTCGGGGCGTGGCTCCGCGACCGGTTCCGCCGCGGCGACCGGAGCGTCTCGCCGGAGGCGACCGAGCGGCCGACGCCCGCGCTCGCGCCCGTCCCGAGCGCCGACTAG
- a CDS encoding sensor histidine kinase, which produces MGEPRAVPVGGSADATDPLGFIVLTAERLRCGALAAFFVGMGGLIAVGGAVNAVRGVSTDRSSFYGALGFTALMAGFELWLARSARRRIEAGLGPSVALPYVATVLEVAAVVGATAGRPTPTVGFEGSLIVLVLLLAFSVVRMRLPVTAFTGVAVAVGYVGLGLVTYGPGEPRRLWVAFVVAAGGVGLGLMARAFRQGATRLVAEREARERLQADLLASVEATQVGIGRELHDSVGSHLTGLSMVARGLVRRIERGAPVERAEAVDVADMVDEALRQVRRLSRGLTPSEMEPGGLPSALADLADSAVRMSEADVSFRAEGDPSALPSDVEGHLYRFAQEAVANALKHGQPSRITVALESEGDHVSLTVEDDGVGIDATAAAGGVGLRTMRHRADLVGGEFDVGPIETGGTRLRLTVPLRGSVRT; this is translated from the coding sequence TTGGGCGAGCCCCGCGCCGTGCCCGTCGGCGGCTCGGCGGACGCCACCGACCCGCTCGGCTTCATCGTGCTCACGGCCGAGCGGCTCCGGTGCGGCGCGCTCGCCGCTTTCTTCGTCGGAATGGGCGGCCTCATCGCGGTCGGCGGCGCCGTCAACGCGGTCCGGGGCGTGTCGACGGATCGCTCCTCCTTTTATGGCGCCCTCGGGTTCACGGCGCTGATGGCCGGATTCGAGTTGTGGCTCGCCCGGTCGGCGCGACGACGGATCGAGGCCGGCCTCGGTCCCTCCGTCGCGCTCCCGTACGTCGCGACCGTGCTCGAGGTCGCCGCCGTCGTCGGCGCCACGGCCGGTCGCCCCACGCCGACGGTGGGGTTCGAGGGGAGCCTCATCGTGCTGGTCCTGCTCTTGGCGTTCTCGGTCGTCCGGATGCGGCTGCCCGTGACCGCGTTCACGGGCGTGGCCGTCGCCGTGGGCTACGTCGGCCTCGGGCTCGTCACGTACGGTCCCGGCGAACCGCGGCGGCTGTGGGTGGCGTTCGTCGTCGCGGCCGGCGGGGTAGGGCTCGGGCTCATGGCGCGGGCCTTCCGGCAGGGGGCCACCCGGCTCGTCGCCGAACGGGAGGCCCGGGAACGGCTCCAGGCTGACCTCCTCGCCTCCGTCGAGGCCACGCAGGTCGGGATCGGGCGCGAGCTCCACGACAGCGTGGGGTCCCACCTCACGGGCCTCTCGATGGTCGCGCGTGGGCTCGTCCGGCGGATCGAGCGCGGCGCCCCCGTCGAGCGGGCGGAGGCCGTCGACGTCGCGGACATGGTCGACGAGGCGCTCCGCCAGGTCCGGCGGCTCTCTCGTGGGCTCACGCCATCGGAGATGGAGCCGGGCGGGCTCCCTTCGGCCCTGGCGGACCTGGCCGACAGCGCCGTGCGGATGTCGGAGGCCGACGTCTCGTTCCGCGCCGAGGGCGACCCCTCGGCGCTACCCTCCGACGTGGAGGGCCACCTCTACCGGTTCGCGCAGGAGGCGGTCGCCAACGCGCTCAAGCACGGCCAGCCAAGCCGGATCACGGTCGCGCTCGAGTCAGAAGGCGACCACGTCTCGCTCACGGTAGAGGACGACGGCGTGGGCATCGACGCGACCGCCGCGGCCGGGGGCGTCGGTCTCCGCACCATGCGCCACCGGGCGGACCTCGTCGGCGGGGAGTTCGACGTCGGGCCCATCGAGACGGGAGGGACCCGGCTCCGGTTGACGGTCCCGCTCCGTGGGTCCGTGAGAACGTAA